Proteins co-encoded in one Setaria viridis chromosome 9, Setaria_viridis_v4.0, whole genome shotgun sequence genomic window:
- the LOC117836148 gene encoding uncharacterized protein: MSFGSARVDEHGGDVEEARCMPAEVSWEMLDKSRFFVLGAALFSGVSAALYPAVVLKTHLQVAPPPQAAASAAAAAILRRDGPRGFYRGFGVSLAGTVPARALYMAALEATKSAVGSAALRLGFAEPAASAAASAAGGVSAAVAAQVVWTPVDVVSQRLMVQTAPAPAAAHYHGGADAFRKILVADGVRGLYRGFGVSVLTYAPSSAAWWASYATAQRLLWRAVGPAHHDSRGATVAVQGASAAAAGGAAALVTMPLDTVKTRLQVMGAGSRAPTLAAAARDLVREGGWAACYRGLGPRWASMSLSAATMVTAYEFLKRLSAKEGSL, translated from the coding sequence ATGAGCTTTGGCTCCGCGAGAGTTGATGAGCATGGAGGCGACGTCGAGGAGGCGCGGTGCATGCCGGCGGAGGTGAGCTGGGAGATGCTCGACAAGTCGCGCTTTTTCGTACTCGGCGCCGCGCTCTTCTCCGGCGTCTCCGCGGCGCTCTACCCGGCCGTCGTCCTCAAGACGCACCTCcaggtcgcgccgccgccgcaggccgcggcctcggctgccgcggcggcgattcTCCGGCGCGATGGGCCCCGGGGGTTCTACCGCGGCTTCGGCGTGTCCCTCGCGGGCACGGTGCCCGCCCGCGCGCTCTACATGGCGGCGCTCGAGGCCACCAAGAGCGCCGTGGGCTCCGCTGCGCTTCGCCTCGGCTTCGCGGAACCGGCGGCCTCTGCTGCGGCCTCGGCCGCGGgcggcgtctccgccgccgtcgcggcgcagGTCGTCTGGACCCCAGTCGATGTCGTCAGCCAGCGCCTCATGGTTCAGACCgcacccgcgcccgccgccgcccactaccacggcggcgccgacgcgtTCCGGAAGATCTTGGTCGCCGACGGCGTGCGCGGTCTGTACCGAGGCTTCGGCGTCTCGGTGCTGACCTACGCGCCGTCCAGCGCCGCGTGGTGGGCGTCCTACGCCACGGCGCAGCGACTCCTCTGGCGCGCGGTTGGCCCCGCGCACCACGACAGCCGCGGCGCCACGGTGGCCGTGCAGggcgcgagcgccgccgcggcggggggcgcGGCCGCGCTGGTGACCATGCCGCTGGACACCGTGAAGACGCGGCTGCAGGTGATGGGCGCCGGCTCCCGGGCGCCGACgctcgcggccgcggcgcgcgaccTGGTGCGGGAGGGTGGGTGGGCCGCGTGCTACCGTGGGCTCGGGCCGAGGTGGGCGTCCATGTCGCTGTCGGCGGCCACCATGGTCACCGCCTACGAATTCTTGAAGCGGCTCTCGGCCAAGGAAGGCTCACTCTAA